The segment GGGGGCGGAGAATACAAAACCGCCAATACCCGGGAGGAATTGAATCAATCCTTCGGGATCGATTGGGATGAAATCGAGAAAGAAGTCTCCAAGGTTTGGTACAACGTGGATACCAGCCTGGCGATCAACAAACACCAACAGGAGATGATCTGGGAAGTGGAGAAAATCGCCGGGGATATCAGCTACTTCAATCAATTTGAAGGTGGAACCCTGTATCAAATTTACGATCGGGAAGTTGCCCGCCTGGAAGCCGCTGTCGAGGAGTTGGATCAACAGGGGAAGCTCTCCGATTCCACTGCGTTGACAAAAAAAATTGAGCACAGATATGAGTTGATGAAAAAATACCGCATGGAGCAATATGAGCACCTGGAGAGCCGGGTGGAAAAGGTTTTGGAGAATGCTGAAAAGAAAAGGGATGAAAATCTGGAGAAGTAGGACCGGATCGGGGAAAGCCGAAACCTCTGTCGCAGGAACTTCGTTGTAATAATTGAAAGCAGCAAAGTCTTAAAGGATAATGTTTCTGATCCTGCAATAGGAGTTTGGCCATTCACCTTTTTTCACTGATTGACATATATTTTTACATGAGTTATAGTTTGAATAGATGATTTCGAAGGTTGGGAACTATATCTGCAGTACTGCAATCCATCGCAATTCTCTTTTAAATTGATAAAAATGAGTTTGACCCCCTTGAGACGAAAAGGCCGGCCAATTTTGGCCGGCCTTTTCGTCCTGAAAAAATTCAGCTGAAAACTTCCCGCAGGAAACGGGTGGTCACCTCGATGGCTTCATTCAGCTGTGGAGTGGGCCCTTGAAAAGGGTGAACGGCGTTAAAGGTGTGTCCCGCGCCGTGAATGAGGTGGAGAACGCCACGGGGAGCGGCTGTTTGGAGGTCCCGGGCCGCTTGGACCGGAACCGCGGCATCTTCGTCCCCCTGCAGGATCAGCATCGGCTTCGCGAAGCCGGGCAAGCGGCCGAGAAGGTTGAACCGTTTCCGGTGGAGCTCGATATCGTCCAATACCTCCCGGTCGATAGGCATCTCCTGACCGGTCCGGGCGTTGAGAATGGTGGCCCGCCCTTTGTTGCGGATCTCCTGTTTCAGTTCATCGGAGAAGAAGTCCACGCGGGAAACACTGTTCCAAAGGACCACCCCACGGACGGCGTCTGGGTGGTCCAGGGCAAACAGCAGGCTGTTGGCCCCGCCCCGGCTGTGACCGAGGAGCGCCACCCGCTGGGTGTCGAGGGATTCGGCACCGGGCAAGGCTCCATGGGTCAATTGCTGAAAGAGAAACCGCAGATCCTCCTGCTCCCGGCTGAAGGTGTTGTGGGCAAACTTCTCCAGCTCTGCAAAGGTTTCAGGGTTCTCCCCCACCCCGTTCATGGAGAAGTTGAAGGTGATTGCGGCAAAGCCCGACCCGGCCAGACTGCGGGCGGTATGGGGGAAGAATCCCCACTCTTTGAAGCCTTTGAAACCATGACAAATGATGACGACAGGGTGGGGGCCAGTGCCTTCGGGCAGGTGCAGCTCTCCCCGGATCTTCCGGTCTTCCTTGTTCAAGTTCAAAATAAAAGTTTTGCTGTCCATTTTTCAGGCGGTGCGGACGAAGCGGTCCGCACCTTTCCTCCCTTCGCTGGTCTGTTACCATGATCCCAGGGCTGTTGATTAACCCGAAAATGGGCGGTGGAAGGGAGTCGTGTGCTGCCAAAGCGACCTTTGCACCACAGGCACTACAGTCCAGATGGGCTGAAGCCCTGGGATGAAGGTTGCCATCCTACCCAGCGGAGAATCTGGAGAGAGGGCGTTTAGGGGCAACATTCTTCCTTGTGTTGCTTCCGTAAGGCTTTGCCCCTGCCCGAAGGTCAGATTTGGAGCGGCCAGTCATTACTTCCTTGCCGGATGGCATAGCGCGACCGGGGAGGAACGACCCCAGGCGCGACTTGTGCCCTATGGGTGCAACGGTCGCGTGGTAGAACACGACCTCCTCACTCAAAATATAGTTAATCGACACGCTTGCCATAATCCCTTCTTTGCGGGTCCTTGGCATCCCTTTTTAATTGAACCGGTTCAGGGTTTCAGTATATAATAGGGTCACAAGTCGATAGGATGAAAAGGTCTCCCCGTCCCCTGACGGGCGGGGAGTGAAAAGGGAAGCCGGTGAGATTCCGGCGCGGTCCCGCCACTGTGTTTGGGGAGCGAAGCCGCAGGGTGCCACTGTTCTTTACAGAACGGGAAGGCGCGGCCGAGTGAGGATCCATAAGCCAGGAGACCTGCCTTTTCATCTGGGAAACTTGCGATCTCCTTCGAGGCTGAGGAGAGCAACCACCGGATCCCTGGGTCGCTTTTTTGATTCGGTCAGGAACCCCTGTTGCCTCGTGGCAAGCGGGGTTTTTCTTTTTGCCTCGGAAAAAACGGTGAATGGGAGCGGAGAAAAGATGAAGAGATGGACACGAATTTCTGCCATCTGGTTGTCCTTGTTGCTGGTGTTTGCGGTGGTCGGCTGTGCGTCCACTCCAAATGCGGGTGACAGCACCCCGGCGGTTGGGGATTCCGGAAAGCAGGAAGCCGGTTTTCCGGTCACCTTGACAGACGGCACCCACACCAAGGTGACGGTGAAAAAGGAACCGAAACGGATCATTTCCTTGATTCCCAGCATGACGGAGACAGCTTACGCCTTGGGATTGGGGGAGCGGATGGTCGGAGTGACGACCAATGATGACTATCCCGCCGAAGTGAAGAAAGTGGAAAAAGTGGGCGACATGAACATCGATACGGAAAAGGTGCTCTCCCTGAAACCGGATCTGGTGCTGGCATCGGAGGGTCTGAACGGCAAGGAGACGGTTGACAAGCTCCGCAAGCTGGGATTGACCGTCATCGCCTATGAACCTGAGGATCTGAACGGAGTGTTCCAACAGATTCAGGATGTGGGGAAAGCCACAGGTGCCGGGAAAGAGGCGGATCGGCTGATTGGAAAGATGAAGAAAGAGAAACAGCTGGCGGAAAAGATCGCTGCCAAAGTGCCGGCGGACAAACAGGCCAAGGTATGGATCGAAGTCTCCTCCGACCTGTACACCGCCGGGGATGAAACTTTTATGAACGAACTGATCACCCTGGCCGGCGGGAAAAACGTGGCGACCGGAGAGAAAGGCTGGTTCCAGGCCTCCTCGGAAAATGTGGTCAAATGGAATCCCGATGTGATCCTTTACACCCATCCGGATAAAAAGGAAAAAATCACATCCCGGGGCGGCTGGAAAAGTATCCGGGCTGTGAAGGAAGGCCGGGTGGAACAGCTGGAGACCAATATCGTCAGCCGTCCGGGACCGAGGATTACCGAAGGTCTGCTCCTGATTTCCAAGGCGATCTACCCTGAAATCTATGCTGAAACAGCCAAATGAAGCGATGGGGTTGGCTCCCCCGGTTCGTGGTCTGGTTCCTCTCTTTGACCCTCCTCCTGGTGCTGGTGATGGGAGCGGCGGTCTCCTGGGGGAGTGCGGAGCTGGGATGGGGAGATGTATGGCGGACAGCGGGCACCAAGTTGACGGGGTCGGAACCGGTTGATCCGGCCACAGAGGCGATCATCTGGCAGATTCGTTTCCCCCGGGTGATTCTTGCCGCCGTGGTCGGTATGGCCTTGGCGGGTGCCGGGGTGGTGTTTCAGGGACTGTTGCGAAACCCTCTCGCCGATCCCTATATCCTCGGGGTATCCTCCGGTGCCGCTCTGGGGGCTGCCATCGCCATCTTCACCGGCGCCGGGGCGGCCTGGTTGGGGGGATGGACGGTGCCGGTCTGGGCTTTTCTCCTCGCCGCTGTCGCCCTCTTCCTGGTACTGGGACTGGCGGGACGGGGGTTGAACCGATCGACCCTGATCCTGTCCGGTGTGGTGATCCAGGCCTTTTTCGGTGCGATGTTGACCTTTTTGATCGGGATTTCTTCAGCGGAAGAGTTGCAACGGATCCAGTTCTGGATCATGGGGAGCGTGGCTGCCCGGGAGTGGCACCATATCTATGTCGTGCTCCCTTTTATGATTCCCGGACTGACCTTGATCTGGTTGATGGCACGCCAATTAAACCTGTTTTCCCTGGGGGAGCGGTCTGCCGCTCACTTGGGTGTCCCCGTCCGCCGGATCCGGATGGTGCTGTTGCTTTCCGCCACGCTGATGACGGCAGCGGCTGTGGCCGTCTCCGGCACGATCGGATTTGTGGGGTTGATCATTCCCCATATCATGCGCCGGATCGTGGGGCCGGATCATCGGGTGCTGATCCCCGCCGCCGTGTTGGCCGGAGGCCTCTTTCTGGTGGGGGCCGATACGGTGGCCCGGACGGTGATGGAACCCCGGGAACTGCCGATCGGGGTGGTGACCGCCTTGGTCGGGGCACCGTTTTTCGCTTGGCAACTGAAGCGCAGACATGAATATCAATGAGTGACCGGAAGCGAGCGGGTACAAGGGGGGATGGAGATGCTGGTTGCAGATGGTTTGCATAAATCTTATCCAAACCGGAGGGTCTTGCGCGGGGTGAGCCTTTCGGTCTCCCCCGGGGAGATGTTGGGCGTGGTCGGTCCCAACGGCAGTGGAAAGACCACTCTGGTCCGGCTGTTGACCGGGGAGGAGTCCCCCGACGCAGGGGAAGTTCGGCTGGATGGGCGTCCCTTGTCCGATTGGTCCCAGCGGGAGAGGGCCAGACGCTTGGCCGTCCTTCCCCAGGAGGGGTTGCCTTCGGTTCCTTTCAGCGTCAGAGAGGTGGTGGAGATGGGACGCCATCCCCATCAGGGTTTTTGGCCCTGGGCGGGCGTGAGGGATCGGCAGGTGGTGGAGAGGGTCTTGCAGCAAACCGGCCTGCAGGCGGATCGCGACCGACAGGTGAATCAGTTGAGCGGCGGGGAACGGCAGCGGGTGGCGATTGCCAAGGCGATGGCTCAAGGTCCCCGGGTGTTGATCCTGGATGAACCGACCACCTTTCTCGATATCGCCCATCAGTTGGGGATGCTGGACTGGATCCGGTCCTGGGGGCAGAAGGAGGGCGTCGCTGTCCTGATCGTCCTCCATGATCTCAACCTGGCGGCACTTTACTGCGACCGGATCCTGATGTTGAAAGAGGGAACCTGCTTTGCACAGGGAACGCCCTCCGACACATTGACCCCGGATCGGATCCGGGAAGTCTACGGGGTAGAGCCGGTCCTCACCCAACACCCGGTCACCCATGCACCCCAGGTCCTGCTCCAACCGGGAGGAGGAGATGCTAACCTCCCGAAACCGGCGGTATTGTTTCCGTCGTGATCACGGTATACTCAAACCGAGGGGGAATGGAAATGAAACTGTATACCCGGACCGGGGATGAAGGGAAAACCGGTGTGATCGGAGGCAGGGTGGATAAGGACGATATCCGGGTGGAGGCTTACGGCACCACCGATGAGGTGAATGCCTTTGTCGGGGAAGCGATCGCCCGGCTGGATCCGGAAGTGGACGCTGATCTGATCGCCGATCTGACAGAAATCCAGCATGAGCTGTTTGATGCGGGGGGAGACCTGGCCCAGGCGGGCAAAAAGCGCAATTACAAAGTGACTGCGGAGATGGTGACCCGTCTCGAAGAGTGGATTGACCGGTATGATCAGGAAGCGCCGGAAATCCGCCGGTTCATTCTGCCCGGGGGAAGCCCGGCATCGGCGGTGTTGCACATCTGCCGGGTGCTCACCCGGAGAGCGGAACGGCGGGTGGTCACCCTCGCCCGGGAACAGGAGACCAATGAAGAGGTTCGCCGCTATCTGAATCGCCTGTCCGACTACTTCTTCGCCATTGCCCGGGTGGCCAATGTCCGGAAAGGGATCGGCGACGTGGAATACAAGCGGGGAGGCCAGGTCTTCCGGTGATCGGGCGTGTCTGGTCATTCAATTTTTCTTGGAATGTGAGACGTTGTGAGAGTAACAGAGGGAGGGTTGGGTTTCACATGGAGTGACTTTGGCTCGTCAGAACAACGGAAGGACATGTGAAACCCCATCCCGACCGGCCCGGCCCCAGAGATTTATCAGACACACCCTAGCTCCGATCGGGTATACTGGGGAGGACAAACCCTTGGAGGGATCCGAAATGAGTTTGACGGTGTACCAGTATCCGCGCTGCGGGACGTGTCGCAAGGCGCTCAAATATTTGGATGAGAAGGGAATCCCCCACGAGGATCGTCATATCGTCGAAAACCCGCCCTCCCGCTCCGAGTTGGAGAGCCTGGTAAACAAGAGCGGACTGCCGCTGACCAAGTTTTTCAACACCAGCGGGAAGAAGTACCGGGAACTGGGGCTCAAGGATCGCCTGAAAGAGATGGACGAGGGGGAAATGTTGGATCTGCTCGCCTCCGACGGGATGCTGATCAAACGCCCCATCGTCACGGACGGAAAACAAGTGACAGTCGGCTTCAAGGAAGAGACCTTTGACGAGGTTTGGGCCCGCTGAGGTTGCACCGGATCGATCCGGTGCTTTTTTTTATGGCTGCAGCTTGGCAGTATGTCCATCGGAATACGATGCAGACTAGGGTGTGGCAGGTCAATTCAAGTTTCCGTGGAATGTGAGACGTTTAGAGAAACAGAGGGAGGCTTGCGTTTCACATGGAGTGACTTTGGCTCGTCAGAACAACGGAACGCAATGTGAAACCCCATCCCGACCGGCCCGGCCTATAGACTTATCAGACACGCCCTGAGATCAAAAGGAGGAATGTTCCATGGCAATCAATCAAAAGATATCGGCTCCGTCGCGAACCGCCGCCGGTTATCTGGTGGAACAATTGGCGGCCTGGGGATGCGAACGGATCTATGGGGTGGCAGGGGATGCCACCCTGCATCTCATGGATGCGATCGCCGCACAGGATCAGATCCGCTACATCAATTGCCGTCTGGAGACCACAGCTGCTCTGATGGCCTCCGCCGAAGCGAAGCTGACCGGCCGGATGGCAGTCTGCACCGCCACCAGCGGCCCCGGAATCGTCCACATGCTCAACGGTCTGGCGGATGCCGCCCGGGATCGGGCCCCGGTGCTGGCGATCACGGGACAGGTGGAACGAAAAAAGCTGGGGACGGGCAGCAAACAGGACCTCAATCAACAGGTGATGATGGAGCCGCTGGCGGTATACTCGGCGCTGACCGCCGATGCGAGAGCGCTCCCCGTTCAACTGAACCTGGCCATGAAGAAAGCCATGTCCATGGGCGGAGTCGCCCATCTGTCGATCCCGAAGGATGTCTGGATGGACGGCGTACACGGAGAACTTTATCCGCCGCCGCTTTCCCGGACGGCCCCGCCGCCACCGGAGCATGAGCTGCAGAGGGCCATCGGGATTTTGCAGAGCTGGGCCCGGCCGATAATCCTGGCCGGCCACGGGGTGAAAGGATGCGAAAGGGAGTTGCTCCAGCTGGCCGAGAAATGGGGAGCCCCCATCATGACCACGCTGCCGGCCAAATCCTGTGTGCCCCATGATCACCGGCTCTATGTCGGCGGTTTGGGCCAAGGGGGCAGTGACATCGCCACGGAGCTGCTCCGGGAAGCGGAGGGATGTCTGATCCTGGGTGCCACCTGGTGGCCGCAGGAAGTTGTTCCTGCCTCCATCCCGGTGATCCAGGTGGATGCCCGGCCGGAAAACATCGGGGAGCGGATGCCGGTCACTGCGGCAGTGGCGGGGGAGATGGCCTCTGTTCTGCCGCAAATGATCCGGGGGATCGGGGAGGGGGATCGGTTCGCCTGGTTGCAGCGGGTTCAGGAACTGAAGGGGAGTTGGAAATCCCGGCTGGAACGGGAGGCCCGGCTGGATACGGAACCGATCGCCCCGCAACGGGTGGTGGCCTCCCTCAACCGGGTGGTGGAATCCAATGCCGTCATCGCTCTGGATGTGGGGGATCACCTGCTCTGGTTCAACCGGATTTTCCAGGCGGAAGAGCAGGATATTCTCATCTCGGGGCGCTGGCGCACCCTGGGCTTCGGACTGCCGGCGGCCATGGCGGCCAAGCTGGCTGAACCGGAGCGTCAGGTGGTGGTCCTGGCGGGAGACGGGGGATTCGGAACGACATTGGCGGATCTGATCACGGCGGTGGCATATGAGCTTTCGATTACCATCATCCTGATGAATAACGGGGTCTACGCCATGGAGCGAAACCGGATGATCAAAGGGGGACTGGAGACACTGGGCAGCGGGGTCAACAGTCCGGATTGGGTCCGGATGGCAGAAGCATTCGGAGCCGAGGGGTACCGGGTGGAACAGACGAAAGAGCTGGAACCCGCCCTGACTGCGGCCCTCGCCTCCCACCGGGTTTCCCTGGTGGATGTCCGCTGTGATGACACCATCGTCCCTCACACCAAACTGTGAAAAAGGAAAACCAGAGGATCCGGTGAAATAGGATGTAGAGAGATGGGCTGAGACACTGAAAACGGGGGATGAGGGCATGTGCGGACGGTTTACCTTGACTGTGGGACTGGGTGAAATCAAGCGGTATTTTCAAGCCGAGGAGCTGACACAGATGGACCATGCGCCCCGCTACAATATTGCACCGACTCAGTCGGTGCCGATTGTGGTCTGCCGGGAAAACACCCGGAGATTGGTGCCGATGCGCTGGGGGTTGATCCCGCGCTGGGCCAAGGATGTCTCCATCGGAAACCGTCTGATCAACGCCCGAAGTGAAGGTTTGTCGGAAAAGCCGGCCTTTCGCCACTCCTTCCGCCGCAAACGCTGTCTGGTGCCGGCGGACAGTTTCTACGAGTGGAGGAAAGACGCATCCGGCAAAAAGCAGCCGATGCGGATCCTGTTTGCGGGGGGCGGCCTCTTCGCCTTTGCCGGACTGTGGGACCAGTGGACCGATCCCGGAGGGGGTCACACCATACACTCCTTCACCATCATCACCACACATGCCAATGACAAGGTTCGCCCGATTCACCACCGGATGCCCGTCATCCTGGATCGGTCGGAGGAGGATCTGTGGCTTGACCCCGGGATGGAGGATCCGGCTTTGCTGAAGCCATTGCTGGAACCCTGCGACCCGGATCCCATGCGGATTCACCCGGTCTCCCCCATCGTCAACTCCCCCAAAAACGACCAACCCGAATGTATCCTCCCCTTGGATTGAAATAAAAAGAGACGCCCGCGATCGGACGTCTCTTTTCTGTAACCGTGGTCAGTTTGCTTTTTGAATGCGGCCTTCGATGGTGGCTGAGAAAGGTTGGGGAAGCTGTTCCACATAATCGACCAGGGCATCCAGATCGACAGGGCCGACCACCTGATCCTTCGCTTCGGTGAAGACGGTGAAGTTATCCCCGCCGGCGGCGATGAAGCTGTTGGCTGTCACCGTGTAGGAGGCTTGGGGATCGATCGGGGTGCCGTCTGCCTTCTGCAGAGAGAGTACCCGATCTCCTGCCGGACGGGAGTCATCCCAGGTGTAGGTGAAACCGGAGATCTGCAGGAACCGGGGGCGGTCCTGCTGCCACTGTTGCTCCAGCACCCGTTTGAGCTGATCGCCGGTGAGAGTCATGGTGACCAGGTCGTTCCCGAAGGGTTGCACCGCAAAGAGATCGCCCCAAGTGACGGCCCCGGCCTCCAGATCTGCCCGGATCCCTCCGGGATTCATCAAGGCGAACTCCGTCCCCGTTTTCCACCGTTGGGAATCGGCGATCAGGTTGCCCATCGCCGATTCTCCGGCGGGAGAGGCATCCCGGGTGAGGCGCTGTGCGGCTTTGCCCACCTCCCGGTTGATGAGGGGGGCCACTTTCTCCTCATATTTTTCAACCAACCGCCCAATTTCCGGATCCGGCTGGATTCCTTCATGGTAGGTGGTGACCACTTCCGCCTTCTTTTTGACAATATCCTTGGATTGATGGTCCAAAGTGAGATCGATATCGGCGAAGGCACTGCCGTAGCTGTAGGCTTGGACGACCAGTTTCCCGTCCACCATCCCGTTCAGGTGGGTGTGGCTGTGACCGGCGATGACGACATCCACCTCATTATCCAGCTTTTTCGTGATGTCGACGATGGGCCCTTCCATCTTGCCGGAGGCGGAATCCTGGAACCCGCCCTCATGGGCCAGGACGATGATGGCTTTCACCTTTTTTTTCTTCAGTTGTTTCACTTCCCGGTTGATCGCTTCAGCCTCATCGGTGAACTTCACCCCTTTGACGCCGGTGGGGGTGACAATCGTGGGGGTTTCCTTTGTCACCACCCCGATGAAACCGACGGGAATTCCCTTCACTCTTTTAATCACATGGGGCGGCAGGATCGGCTTGCCTGTTTTTTCCCACACCACATTGGCGGCGGTGTAGGGAAAGTCAGCTCCCGAAAAATACCCTGTCTTCTCATGTTCCCCGCCGTGGATCAGGCGCATCATCTCCTGCACGCCTTCATCAAACTCATGGTTGCCCAGGGTTCCGACGTCAAAGCCCAGCTTGTTCAGGATCTCCACCGTGGGTTCATCCTGCAGCAGGGCGGAGACCGGCGGGCTGGCTCCGACCACATCTCCGGCATGAACGAGCCAGGTGTTGGGGTGCTTCCTTTGTCGTTCCTTCAGGTAGGCGGCGAGATAATCTGCCCGGCCGGCAGGTTTTCCGCCGATAGTTTGGGTGGTGTTCAGTTGCCCGTGAAAGTCGTTGATTGAGAGCAGGTGAAGCTCCACCTGTTTGCCCTTCGCTTTCCCCTGGGCGTGGATCTCCGGGGTGATGACCGGAAATACGGCCAGGGCCACGGCCAACAGGATGGCAATCGATGCCCTCTTCCAGCGGTTTCTCATGTTTGTCTCCCCTTTTTTTCTTTTCACACATTAGAAAACTCTCATGTGAAGATCAGATCGCCGATATTCTTTTTTGGACAATGGGTGACGATTTTCCTGCAAAAATGTTAACTTTACAATGAAAACGATTCCCAGGTTATATCGAATTTCACGTAGTATTGACTTCTATAATACAAATGCTATTGTATACATGGAGCCCGGCAACGGACGGTTTATCGTATCGATTGCATGGGTAAACTAGAAATAAAGATCACCCCAACGACGAAGGAGGACACATAACATGCCTGCGCGTTTGGTAGGACTGCCAGCACCCGATTTTGAAATGAACAGCACAAAGAATCTCGAAACCTTGGAAGAAAAAGTGAAGCTCTCCGACTATGAAGGGGAGTGGCTGGTGTTGTTCTTCTATCCCAAAGACTTCACCTTTGTCTGCCCGACCGAGATTACCGCTCTCTCCGACCGTTATGAGGAGTTCCGGGATGAAAACTGTGACATCCTCGGGGTCAGCACCGACACGGAGTTCGTACACCGTGCTTGGATCCATACTTCCCGGGATGACAACGGTCTGGGTGAGATTAAATACCCTCTCGGCGCCGATCCGACCCATCGCGTGAGCCGTGCCTACGGAGTGTTGAACGAAGAGGAAGGCGTCGCCCAACGTGGTCTGTTTATCATCGATCCTGAGGGGATCGTCCGTTATCAAGTGGTGACCGATGACAACGTGGGTCGCAGTGTGGATGAAACCCTGCGGGTGCTGAAGGCCTTGCAAAGTGGCGGTCTCTGTCCTTCCGACTGGAAACCGGGTGAAAAAACTCTCTGAGGTGCGATCCAAGGGCCTAACGGCGGCGTTAGGCCCTTTTTCACCAGGATATGAACCCGATCGGCAAGGAACGATGAAGGAGGAGGTCTGAGACATGGCACTACGATTGCGCACGGAAATGCCGGAACTGAAAGATGTCACCGAATGGGTGAACGGAGAAGTGACCAAGGAGGAGTTGAAAGGAAAACCGGTCCTTTTTCACTTCTGGTCGATCAGTTGCGGCTTGTGTAAAAAGAGCATGCCGGAGGTCCTGAAAATCCGGGACGACTACAAGGATACGGGCCTGCAGGTGGTGGGGATCCACATGCCCCGCTCCGAAAAGGACACCGACAGAGAAGCGGTCAAGGAAACGATTGAAAAACATGAACTGACACATCCCCAGGCCATCGATAACCGACACAGTGTCGTGGATGCTTTTGAAAACGAGTTTGTACCTGCCTTTTACCTTTTTGATGCAGAAGGGCTGTTACGTCATCGCTCCGCCGGTGAAAAGGCCTTGAAAATGTTGGAACGCCCGCTGGAGCGGCTCCTGGGGAATCAAGAGTAATAGGAGGGGATTGGGATGAATCTGCCCAAAGAACTGAAGTACAGCGAAGAACACGAGTGGGTGAAACAGGAAGGGAACAACCGGGTACGCATCGGGATCACCGATTTTGCCCAAGACGAATTGGGGGATATCGTCTTCGTCGAACTGCCGGAAGCCGGCGATGAAGTGGAAGCCAACTCCCCCTTTGGCAGCGTCGAATCGGTCAAAACGGTTTCCGAACTGTACTCTCCGGTCACCGGAAAAGTGGTGGAAGTCAACGGTGACCTGGATGATTCCCCGGAAAAGGTGAACGAATCCCCCTATGGTGACGGGTGGATGGTTGTCGTGGAGGTCAGCGACGCTTCCGACCTGGACAAGTTGATGGATGCCGACAAATATGAAGCCCTGGTTTCTGAATGAAGAAAGTTCCCGGTGCCCCGCAGGCACCGGGATTTCTGTTTGATTCACTCTTTGCTCCTGGGGTACAATATCCCCATCTGTTGTGTGAACTGTTTGAATCGGGGGAATAAGATTGGGGTGTGGAAGGTCAATTCTAGAAGCATTGTGAAAAAGTCATTCATACCCATAGGGCACAAGTCGTGCCTAGGGTCGCTTCGCTCCCGGGTCACGCTATGCACTCACCAGCACAAGTCTCGCCAGGGGGCTTCCGCCCCTGGTCTCGCTATGCAGGGAGGGTTGGGTTTCACATGGAGTGACTTTGGCTCGTAAGAACAACCGGAACGGAATGTGAAACCCAATCCCGACCGGCCCGGCCCCAGCTATGAATTTGCCGGATTCACCCCAGCAGGGGAGATATGGGAGGTGCTTTTGTTGCGTTTTCTGGTGGTTGGAGCAGGTGCTGTCGGCGGTTACTTTGGCGGCCGGTTGATGGAGAACGGTCAGGATGTCACGTTTTTGGTACGTCC is part of the Kroppenstedtia eburnea genome and harbors:
- a CDS encoding bifunctional metallophosphatase/5'-nucleotidase, with protein sequence MRNRWKRASIAILLAVALAVFPVITPEIHAQGKAKGKQVELHLLSINDFHGQLNTTQTIGGKPAGRADYLAAYLKERQRKHPNTWLVHAGDVVGASPPVSALLQDEPTVEILNKLGFDVGTLGNHEFDEGVQEMMRLIHGGEHEKTGYFSGADFPYTAANVVWEKTGKPILPPHVIKRVKGIPVGFIGVVTKETPTIVTPTGVKGVKFTDEAEAINREVKQLKKKKVKAIIVLAHEGGFQDSASGKMEGPIVDITKKLDNEVDVVIAGHSHTHLNGMVDGKLVVQAYSYGSAFADIDLTLDHQSKDIVKKKAEVVTTYHEGIQPDPEIGRLVEKYEEKVAPLINREVGKAAQRLTRDASPAGESAMGNLIADSQRWKTGTEFALMNPGGIRADLEAGAVTWGDLFAVQPFGNDLVTMTLTGDQLKRVLEQQWQQDRPRFLQISGFTYTWDDSRPAGDRVLSLQKADGTPIDPQASYTVTANSFIAAGGDNFTVFTEAKDQVVGPVDLDALVDYVEQLPQPFSATIEGRIQKAN
- a CDS encoding peroxiredoxin; the encoded protein is MPARLVGLPAPDFEMNSTKNLETLEEKVKLSDYEGEWLVLFFYPKDFTFVCPTEITALSDRYEEFRDENCDILGVSTDTEFVHRAWIHTSRDDNGLGEIKYPLGADPTHRVSRAYGVLNEEEGVAQRGLFIIDPEGIVRYQVVTDDNVGRSVDETLRVLKALQSGGLCPSDWKPGEKTL
- a CDS encoding redoxin domain-containing protein; translation: MALRLRTEMPELKDVTEWVNGEVTKEELKGKPVLFHFWSISCGLCKKSMPEVLKIRDDYKDTGLQVVGIHMPRSEKDTDREAVKETIEKHELTHPQAIDNRHSVVDAFENEFVPAFYLFDAEGLLRHRSAGEKALKMLERPLERLLGNQE
- the gcvH gene encoding glycine cleavage system protein GcvH yields the protein MNLPKELKYSEEHEWVKQEGNNRVRIGITDFAQDELGDIVFVELPEAGDEVEANSPFGSVESVKTVSELYSPVTGKVVEVNGDLDDSPEKVNESPYGDGWMVVVEVSDASDLDKLMDADKYEALVSE